From Panicum hallii strain FIL2 chromosome 2, PHallii_v3.1, whole genome shotgun sequence, a single genomic window includes:
- the LOC112882030 gene encoding calmodulin-like protein 5: MAMATVPPPPRCLFPGKEHRNAITVQQFKNWLKQFDTDGDGRISRKELREAIRRRGAWFSGLRALFAVRRADRNRNGFVDDSEIEGLIQFAERELGFRITTDAAPAGGPPLGRVVMGSPAAAPPLYKSTTYVAY, from the coding sequence ATGGCCATGGCAACCGTGCCCCCGCCCCCGAGGTGCCTGTTCCCGGGCAAGGAGCACCGGAACGCGATCACGGTGCAGCAGTTCAAGAACTGGCTGAAGCAGTTCGACACCGACGGCGACGGGCGCATCAGCCGGAAGGAGCTGCGGGAGgccatccgccgccgcggcgcgtgGTTCTCCGGCCTGCGGGCGCTGTTCGCCGTCCGGCGCGCCGACCGGAACCGCAACGGCTTCGTGGACGACTCCGAGATCGAGGGCCTCATCCAGTTCGCCGAGAGGGAGCTGGGGTTCAGGATCACCACGGACGCGGCCCCCGCCGGCGGCCCGCCTCTCGGCCGCGTAGTGAtgggctcgccggcggcggctcctcCGCTCTACAAGTCGACCACGTACGTGGCGTATTAA